The genomic region AAGAGAATCAACGCCACCGACCAGAACCCGATCGGCCTCTCCTGACTTTAGCATCTCCAAGGCTATTTTTATAGCCACTGCACCGGAAGAGCAGGCCGTTGAAACTGTAAGGGCAGGGCCCACACAGCCATACCGATTGGCAACTTCTTCACTCACAGTGCTTAAGCCGTGATAGTGATAAAATTGGGGGCGTTGTTCTCCTTTAAGCAGCAACATTTCGGTAGAAAGTATGCCACCGGTTGTGGTCCCTAATACTACGGCATCAGGTGGCAGGTCGGAATTTTGCATTGCCTGAGCTGCGGCAGAAAGAGCAAGCTGATGCGTTCGGGGAAGAGGGTCATCTGGCAGAAAAGTATCGACTTCTCCAACTGGGAGCGGGGTATTTTGCCTGAGAGAAAACAGTTGTAGCGGCCTGATAGCACTGTGGTTGTCCCAAAGCGCCTGTTCTGTGGCAGTGAGGCCTGACCCGAGCGGAGAGACAATCCCCATTCCGGCAATAAAAACTCTCTCGCCGGTCAAGAAGGTACCGTTGAAGAATTTTCTCTGATGTATTGGGCAAGGCTTGTCAGAGTAGAGAAGACTTTCTCCCCGATTTCCTTGTTGTTGATCGTAACCTTGTACTCTTTTTCAATCATGACCACCATTTCAAGAACATCGATCGAGTCAATCCCAAGTTCACCACCGACAAACTGGGCATTTTCATCAATATCATCAGGATTCACATCCACAAGATTAAGGGCGGCAATAAGTTTTATTTTTAAATCTCTTAATAATTCATCCATTATCTTTTTGAAAAGTCCAGTTCCAGGATCATATTAAACTGCCGGCAAGCATCGACCAACCCCTGATGCCAACAGCTTTAAGGTTGCGGTTTACGGTTTGAATTGAACCAGAAAGCAATTGGTGTTATATAATAACCTGTTTTTTTTGTCATCTCATTTGCTGTGATTTCACTATTGTTTTTCTAAACGACAACGATTCTTCCTTTTCTCTTCTATGGCTGAGCACGACTTTACTGAAATCAAGATTGAGGACCTGATCCCACACCGTGGGCATATGGTCCTTATTGATCACATCGTTGAGATAGAAAAAGAGTATGCTGTTACCGCAGCATTTGTCAAAGAATCATGGCCGCTGCTGACTGCTAATGGCGTTCAGCCCCTTATCCTGGTGGAACTAGCGGCCCAAAGTGCCGGCGTTTGCAACGGCTGGGACAGAATCACCAAAAAAGGTCTTCATTCAGTTTCGATGGGCTGGCTTGTGGGTGTGAAAAAGGCTGTTTTCAACATAGAGTGCATACCACTGCACAGCAAAATTATTACCAGATCCGAGAACTCTAATAAATATGACAATCTCCGGGTCACCTCCAGCGTTTCCTGGTTAGGCAGCGATATTATCGGAGAGATAACCTTACAATTATTCCAGGCGCCCCAAAATGAGATCTGAAACCACTGAAAAAAAAGTAGCCATTGTGACCGGGGCCAGCAAGGGAATAGGCAGAGCCATCTGCATTGAACTTGCCAAGTCCGGTTGTTACCTTATCATCAATTACATGTCAGACAAGGCTGGGGCAGAGCGAACCCTTGCGATGGTCATAGAAGCCGGCAGCGCCGGTGAGATATGCCAATTTGATGTCCGTGACACCCAAGCCGTCAGCATTGTAATCGATGATGTTGCCCAACGACATGGCGGCATCGATATCCTGATCAACAACGCCGGAATCATTGCCGATGGCCTCTTTGTAATGATGCCCAAGGAGAACTGGCAGAAAGTTATTAGTACAAGCCTGGACGGTTTTTACAACCTGACCCAACCGGTACTGGAAAAAATGGTGCGTAAGAGGCAAGGTGTGATTGTTTCCATATCTTCAGCTGCAGCGCTCATGGCAAATCGCGGCCAGGCAAATTACTCTGCCGCCAAGGCCGGGCTGACCGCCGCCAGCAAGGCTGTGGCTAGCGAAGTCGCCCGTATGGGCATCCGAGTTAATGTTGTTGCTCCAGGGCTTATTGATACCGAAATGATTAAAGCGGCTCCCATTGAAAACATTAAAACCATGATCCCTATGGCCCGAATCGGTAAACCGGATGAGGTTGCCAAAGTGGTTCGATTTCTCTGCTCTGATGACGCTTCCTACGTCACCGGCCAGGTTATATCTGTGAACGGCGGCATGTTTTAAAGAACCATAGGTGTTCAGTTCGTTGGAAGCCGAATTAATCAGTTTTACGATTCCAGTATTCAATTTATGAAAACACAATTCACCAGCTTTTTTTTACTGATATTGCTTAGCCTGACATCTTTCTGTCAGGCTGGGGAGTGGGAAACAATCAGTCAAAATGCCCGCCAGCTTAAAGCTGTCCGGGCTGAGTTCACCCAGGAAAAGCATCTGAAGATTCTGGCCCGGCCAATCATTTCAAAGGGATTCTTTATTTATCAAGCACCCGGCTCTTTGCGCTGGGAGTATGCATCACCGGTAAAAAGCCTGTTGCTCATGCATAATGGCAGGAGCAAAAAATATATTCAAAGAGATGACGAACTCGTTCTGGAGCAAGGGATCAGCCTGGAATCCATGC from Desulfobulbaceae bacterium harbors:
- a CDS encoding 3-oxoacyl-ACP synthase: MTGERVFIAGMGIVSPLGSGLTATEQALWDNHSAIRPLQLFSLRQNTPLPVGEVDTFLPDDPLPRTHQLALSAAAQAMQNSDLPPDAVVLGTTTGGILSTEMLLLKGEQRPQFYHYHGLSTVSEEVANRYGCVGPALTVSTACSSGAVAIKIALEMLKSGEADRVLVGGVDSL
- a CDS encoding acyl carrier protein; this encodes MDELLRDLKIKLIAALNLVDVNPDDIDENAQFVGGELGIDSIDVLEMVVMIEKEYKVTINNKEIGEKVFSTLTSLAQYIRENSSTVPS
- the fabG gene encoding 3-oxoacyl-ACP reductase FabG; translated protein: MRSETTEKKVAIVTGASKGIGRAICIELAKSGCYLIINYMSDKAGAERTLAMVIEAGSAGEICQFDVRDTQAVSIVIDDVAQRHGGIDILINNAGIIADGLFVMMPKENWQKVISTSLDGFYNLTQPVLEKMVRKRQGVIVSISSAAALMANRGQANYSAAKAGLTAASKAVASEVARMGIRVNVVAPGLIDTEMIKAAPIENIKTMIPMARIGKPDEVAKVVRFLCSDDASYVTGQVISVNGGMF
- a CDS encoding outer membrane lipoprotein carrier protein LolA: MKTQFTSFFLLILLSLTSFCQAGEWETISQNARQLKAVRAEFTQEKHLKILARPIISKGFFIYQAPGSLRWEYASPVKSLLLMHNGRSKKYIQRDDELVLEQGISLESMQIVLQEITHWLNGRFTDNPTFNAVDMPNLRAPLGQSMPEGRAKAQPEGKKSSSAVKTTFFKIRISLPETGESGRLK